From the Deinococcus sonorensis KR-87 genome, the window GGGCCGCGCCACCTACTGGACCCTGCAGGCGGGCGGCGTCCGCGCCGAGGCGGCCGCCTGGAGCTATGAACGGCCCACCCCCACGTTCCAGCCGATCGCCGGGTACCTCAGCCTGTACGCCGGACGGGTGGACGAGGTGCGGGTGGACGGCGAGCGGGTGACGCCGCAGCCGGGCCGCTTCTACGGGGGCTGGATCACCCAGGATGTGGCCGGGCCGTTCAAGGGCGGTCCCGGCAGCATGGGCTGGTAGCCGGTGGGCAAACGCAGAAAGGCGACCGGTGAGGTCGCCTTGATTTCTCCAATATAGCGGGGTATACGTCGGCTGTCAATGCTATGCAGCCGGAACATCCGGAGCGGTTGGGGCTGCCCGTCCCGCTCAGGACTCCGGCTGTTGCAGCCGCGCCACCTGCCGGGCGAACTCCTCCGCACTGATCTCCCGCACCGTGTCGCGGTCGCCCCGCTTGATGGCCGTGTAGTACCGGGCATCGGCCATGAAGCCCCCGCGCAGCGGATCGAAGGCCACCAGTGCCACGCCCTGCCCCGGCGCCTGCTCCAGCTTCACCGGTACCTCGCCCAGCAGGTAGTGGCGCACCAGGGTGCCGGCGCCGACCTCACGCTCCAGCACCATCTGCCACGCCTTGCCGAACAGCTCCCGGCTGGTGTCCTCCAGGGTGTCCAGCACCAGCGGTTCCACCGAGCCGAGCACCGGATACGGTTCCGGACCGCCCAGGCTGACCGGCTGGGCCCGGATCTCCAGCCCGCGTCGCAGTTCGTAGAGCCGGTGCTCGTAGGCGTCCACCTCATCGAAGAACACGTGCATGATTTTCAGCTCGGCGAAGTGGCCCAGGACGTTCACGATGAAGTGCAGGTCGCGGTAGCCGCTCTTCTGGGGCCGGCGGATGCGGTCACGGAACGCCAGCACCTCGAAGTGGTCGCCCACCTGCAGGGCCACCTCGTACATCGACTGCAGGTCCGGCACCACCACCTTGCCGGCCAGCATGTCGAGCGGCAGCACCCGGTCGGCGCCCTGGTACTTCTCCACGATCCGGTCGAGGCTCTTGACGTTGCCGGGCCGCGACATGGCCGGGAAGCCCACCTGCTGCCCGAAAGCCTCCACCTGCTGCTGAAACTGACCGGCGTACCGTTTGGCCGCCGCGTACAGCTCCAGAAAATTGGTCTCCGGCTGAGTCACCTGCGCCGTGTCCACCGGATAGCGCCGCTGCACCTCGCTGCACAGCTGAGCCACCTCGGTCCGGAACCCCAGCGCCAGCGCCTGCTGGTGGGCGTGGTCTGCGGCGGGGTCAGGCATCATGGGCCGGGACGCTCCTTGACGGATGGAGAAGGGAACAGCGGTGGATTGACGCTCCCAGCCCCCACCAGCGGTCCGGGACCTGCACAGGCCGGATCATGCCCTGCCAGCCGGAGCGGCATTCGATGCTTCATGACCTGCATCGTACTGCCGCACAGGGCGGTGGAACCCCAGGCAGAGATCCGGCTGACCCTCATCTGGCCTGCATGGGCCGGAACGCAGATGATTCGCCCACAACCCAAAAAACGAGGCCCCTCAGGGGAGCCTCGTCGCTCGTCACGGTCCGGGCCAGTGGCCCAGCTGCAGGTTCAGACCCGCGAGGTGGTGTTGCGGTCCGGGACCACCACGGTGGGCGGCTGACGGCGCAGGCCCGCCAGACCCGCCAGGCCGAGCAGGCCCAGCCAGCCCCAGTTGCTGTTGTTGTTGTTGTCCTGGGTGGTGTCGGTCGTGGTCGCGGTATCGGAGGTGGCGGTGGTACCAGTCGTGTCGGTCGTGCCGCTGGTGTCCGTGGTGCCGCTGGTATCGGTGGTGCCGCTCGTGTCGGTGGTGGCTGGGGTGGTGGTGTCGGTGGTATCGGTCTGCGCCAGCGCGGGCAGCGGGGCCAGAACGAGGGTGAGGGTCAGCAGGGCCTTCTTGGTACCGTTCAACATAACGTCTCCTTCAAAACCTTGAGATTCACTTGCCCACCACGTCTTCGGGTGCTGACCCCAGGATGTGGCCCAGCCAGTAAAGGTTCCGGGGAGTGAGATAAATTACAGCTTACGTGGCCAAAAGTTCGCCTTCACTCAACATGCACGGCGCCTTTGGCAACGGAGACAGGGTGAGCGGAGGCGCAGCGTACAGGAGGCCAGCCAGCGTCCTGAGGATCACGAGGGCAAAGCCGCGTTGTCTTCAGGACGTTCAGATTCCGTGGCATCGACGTCTGGGCTCTCAGGCCGGGTCGCCTCCCGGGCGGGCCGTCACGATGCCCCGCGCCGCGGCCCAGGCCCCGATATCGCCGCCCTGCAGCGAGGTCGCCATCAGGTCCGGGAAGAATTCCGGTGTGCACGCGAAGACCGGAATGCCCAGGGCGGCGAGGCGGGCGGCATTGTCGTGGTCGTAGCTCGGCGTCCCGTCGTCGTCGAGCGCCAGCAGCACGATCACCCGGGCGCCCTGTTCGCGGAACCCGTTCAGGCGGCGAATCATCTCGGCGCTGCCGGACCCCTCGTACAGGTCGGAGATCAGCACGAAGGTGTGTTCTTCGGGGTTTGTGAGCAGGCCCTGGCAGTAGCGCAGGGCCAGCGGCGTGTCGTTGCCGCCGCCCAGTTGCACCCCGAACAGCACGTCCACCGGGTCGGCGAGCTGATCGGTGAGGTCCACGACCGTGGTGTCGTAGACCACCACGTTGGTCTTCAGGGCCGGAAGGCTGGCGAGCACCGCACCGAAGATGCCGGCATACACGACGCTGGACGCCATGCTCCCCGACTGGTCCACGCACAGCGTCACCGCCTTGAGCTGCCGCCGGGCCCGCCCATAGCCGACCAGTCGCTCGGGAATCACCGTGCGGCGCTCCGGGTCGTAGGTCTTCAGGTTCCGGAGCAGCGTGCGGCCCCAGTCCACCTCGTTCTGACGCGGGCGCAGGTTGCGCTGCGAGCGGTTCAGGCTGCCGGTCACGGCGCTGCGCAGCGGCTCGGCGAGGCGGGCCTGAAGTTCCTCCACCACCCGTGCGACCACCTGCCGCGCCAGGGTCTTGGCGGCGGCCGGCATCGCGTCCTTGAGGCTGATCAGGGTGGCGGCCATGTGCACGTCCGGCTGTAGGTGATCCATCAGTTCCGGTTCGAGCAGCAGGGTCTTGAGGTTCAGCCGGTTGACCGCGTCCTGCTGCATCACCTGCACCGCCGACTGCGGAAACAGGTCGCGGACCTCGCCCAGCCACGCCGCCACCGCCGGGGCGCTCTGGCCGAAGCCCACGTTGCGGTGCGACTTGCGGCCCTTCTCGGGCTTCGCCGTCTTCACGGCAAAGGGGGCGCCGTCATACAGCGAGGCCAGCGCCGCGTCGAGGCGGCGGTCGTGTTCGCCCAGTTCGCAGCCGGTGCCGTCGGCGCTCTCGCCCTTTGCCGTTTCACCGCCCAGCAGCAGTCGCCAGCGGCGCAGGCGTTCCAGCTCGGGGGTCAGGGAGGACGGGGAGACTTCGTCGGTGTACGTCATCAGGACTCTCCAGCGGGCCACGAGACCCCCAGCAGGCGCAGCACCACCGGCACCACGGCGGCGCCCAGGGTGTGGTCGGTCTGTGTGGCGGCGTCGGTGCGTTCCAGGCCGCGCAGGTCCTCGCCCAGCCGTCGGCGGGCGTGCGGCTCCAGGCGGGAGAGGGTGCGGCGCAGGGCGGGCAGCACCTCGTCGAAGGCCTCCGGTTCGAGGTCCGCCACCCAGGCATCCATCAGCGCCAGCGCCGCCGGGTCGTGGCGCAGCGTCTGGCCGTCCTCCCCGATGAACCCGCTCAGCCAGGCGGCCACGTCCAGTGGCGGCGCGCCCGGCGTGAGGGCCGAGGCGAGCCGCGCCTGCACCTCAGCGGCGTCCAGCACGCCCCGGTCGCGCAGGCGGTTCACGGCGTCGCCGCGCAGCAGCGGCGCGGTGCCCCCGGCGTCCAGGGCGTGCAGGGCCAGCACCCACTCCCCGCTGGCCTCCGGGTCGTCCAGCAGGCGCACCGCCGCGTCTGCCTGCGCCAGCTGACCGTGGAGCGTCTGCGCTGCCTCGTCGCCCAGGCCGTGGGCCGCATTGGGCAGCCCGCTGGCGGCGCGGGCCACCAGGGTCCGGAACACCGGGCGCAGGTCGTCGCCCTCGCGCGCCCTCACGTCGCCGTAGCGGGCCAGCCGGGCCAGCGGCGGCAGGGCCAGCAGCAGTGCGGCGGTATCGGCGTCGGCGGCGCGGGCATCCAGCCGGGCCAGCGTGAAGTCGGCCGCGCCCGGCAGCCCGCACAGCCGCACCACCTCCAGCAGCGCCGAGAGGGTGCCCAGGTCCGGTGCCCGCCGCGCCTGCGAGATGGCCGTCGTCTGGGCGGCGCGCGCCAGCGTGTTGCCGTGGCGGCTCGCCTCCACCAGCCGCACGCTGAATTCCGGCTCCCAGCGCACGGTCCAGGCTTCCTTGAAGGTGCCGCTGCCCCGGCTGGTGGCGGCCTGGGCCCACGGCACCCCCAGCAGGTTCAGACGGTGGAACAGCTGCGAGCGGCCCAGGCCCGCGTCCTCGCGCAGGTCCAGCACGACCTCGCGGGTCACGGCCTCCCGTTTCAGGCGCAGCCGGGCCAGCGTGGCCGCGAGGTCCTGTTCCAGCGGCACGGCCGGCACGCCGGAGGGCACGCTGCCCAGCGCTTCGCCCACGAACAACTCCTCCGAGAGCAGCCGCAGCGGCGTGTCGGAATCCCAGGCGAAGACGGCCTGGGTGGCGTCGGTCAGCTCGTCCAGGCCCGCGAGCTGCCGCCCGCGCAGGGTGGCCAGCGCCTCGGCCAGCCGCACCGCGTCAATGACCTGCGCGCTCGACGCGTCCAGCCCACGGGCGCGCAGCAGCCGCGCGGAGCGGGTCAGCCAGCGCTCGGTCACCTGCGAGGTGGTGCCGTACAGGTGCGCGTACCAGCCGGGCGAGGTGACGCCCGCGCCGTAGCCGCTCGCCTGGGTCAGCCGCCCGTGCGTCCAGGGGGTGATGGTCAGCGCCACCTTCGCCCGCGGCAGGCCCTTCACGCGCGCCGGGTCGGCCTTGGCCTCGCGGGCCAGCGTCTCGGGCGTGAGGGCTGGGACATGCCACGCGCCGCACACCACGGCCACGCTGCCGCGCCCCAGCGCCGCGCGGATGGTCTGACGCATCTGCGCCTCGCGGATCAGGTCGCGCTCGGAGGTGTGGCTGTCGTCGGCCTCGCGCACCGCCGTCATGACCTCGGCAATCGCCACGAAGACCGCCTCGCCCTCCCCGCGCGACTCGACCAGGGCGTCCCACCAGCGCTCGAAATCGCTGTAGCCGGCCGCCTGTGCCAGCAGCGCGAGCGGATCGGCACGGACGGCGTCGGCCGCGGGGGTGGGGAGGGTCTCGGTGTCCGTGTCCGGGTCATCTGCTGCCGGCTCCGCTTCCGCTTTCGGCGCGAGGGTCACGCTGGCGGGCAGGTCCATGAACGCCACCGGCACGCCGCGCGACAGCGCCCAGCGGATCGCCACGAACTCGGGGCTGAACTCCGCGAGCGGGTAGAACACGGAGCGCTCCGGCTGGCCCTGCACATGCGCCATCACCGCGACGGGGGGCGTCAGGGCCGGATCGTTCAGGAACGGCAGCAGGCTGTCGGCGTCCACCGGCCCCTCGATCAGCAGCGTGTCGGGCGGGCTGGCCTCCAGCGCCCGCTCCACGCTGCGCGCCGAGCCGGGACCGTGGTGGCGGATCGGGTAGAGGGTCAGGGCTGCGGTCACGGGTCAGCTCACCTCGCGGCAGGCGTTGTAGAAGTCCTTCCAGCCGGCCCGCTTCTTGATGGCCGTCTCCAGATACTCGTTCCACACCGCCTGATCCTGCACCGGGTCCTTCACCACCGCCCCGATGACGCTGGCGGCCACGTCGCGGCTGCTCAGTTCGCCGTCACCGAAGTGGGCGGCCAGCGTCAGCCCGTTGGTGACCACGCTGATGGCCTCGGCCACGCTGAGGCTGCCGCTGGGCGTCTTGAGCCGGGTCTTGCCGTCCTCGGTGACGCCCGCGCGCAGTTCCCGGAACACTGTCACCACCCGCCGGATCTCGTCCAGGGCCGGGGGCAGCTCCGGCAGGCCCAGGCTGCGGCCCAGCGACTCGACCCGCCGCGTCACGATCAGCAGTTCGTCGTCCAGGCTGTCCGGCACCGGCAGGATCACCGTGTTGAAGCGGCGCTTGAGGGCGCTCGACAGGTCGTTCACGCCCTTGTCGCGGTTGTTCGCCGTGGCGATCAGGTTGAAGCCGCGCACCGCCTGCACCTCGGTGTTCAGCTCCGGCACCGGCAGCGTCTTCTCCGACAGGATGGTGATCAGGGTGTCCTGCACGTCGCTCTGCACCCGCGTCAGCTCCTCCAAGCGGGCGATCTTGCCCTGGCGCATGGCGTGCATCACCGGGCTCTCCACCAGGGCCGCCTCGCTCGGCCCCTCGGCCAGCAGGCGGGCGTAGTTCCAGCCGTAGCGGATGGCGTTCTCGTCGGTGCCGGCGGTGCCCTGAACCAGCAGCGTGCTGTCGCCCGAGACGGCGGCGGCGAGGTGCTCGCTCACCCAGCTCTTGGCGGTGCCCGGCACCCCGATCAGCAGCAGCGCCCGGTCGGTGGCGAGCGTCGCCACGGCGATCTCCATCAGCCGCGCTTCCCCCACGTACTTGGGCGTGATCTCGGTGTCGCCGGCACGGCCGCCCATCAGATAGGTCAGCACGGCGCGCGGGCTGAGGTTCCACTTCGGCGGGCGCGGATGCCGGTCGTGCCGGGCAAGCGCCGCGAGTTCGTGGGCGTAGGCGTGTTCGGCGTGCTGGCGCAGGACTTCAGGGGTATGGGGCATGGTCATAATGCAGCTCCTGGTCTGAGGGTGGAGTCAGGGGGTCGGCTGGGCGGCCAGCGTCTCGAGCCACGCGCGGCGCAGCTGAAGGGTGCTGGTCAGGTCGCGCCAGGTCTGGAAGGCCAGCTCTTCTCCGTGGGCGTGCGCCTGTCGCTGGCGCTCCTCCCAGAGTTCCGGCGTGTGGCCAGTGGGCAGTTGCTTGGGGCGCGGAGGCAGCTCGAACGGCAGCGGAGTGGGGGAGGGAATGGTGAGACCCGGCGAGAGGCTGCGCCGGAGCAGCAGCGCCAGTTCGCGCGCCTGCCAGCCGCCGCCCTGGCCGCGCTGGATCACCTGGAGCGTGCGCGCGGCCAGAGCGGCCTGCAGGGGGACGGGCTCGGCCGCCAGGTCGGTCAGCCGGGCCAGCGTCTGCGCCGCCTCCAGCAGCAGGTCTGCTCCCACCTTTGGCTGCCCGGAGAGGTCGCGCAGCCGGGCACGGGCCGAAGGCAGATCCGGCGGCTGCGCTGGGGGCTCGGCCGGCGCTTCCAGCTCGTGCGGCAGCGACCAGTGGTGCGCCCTGGCCGCCTTGGACAGCTCGTCCCAGCCGATCCGCAGCGTCTTCAGGATCAGCGGGGTGGGCAGCGCGCCCAGCAGGCGGTGCAGGTCGCTGTCGTCATGCTGCCCGGCCCGGGGTTTGCCGAGCGCGGCCGGCAGGTCAAAGGCCCCGAAGCTGACCTTCTTCTTCAGCAGACCGCTGACCTTCACCGCCTGGGGCAGCAGCGTCAGCAGTTCGTCCTGCAGGGGACCGCTCAGGTGGCCCAGCAGCTGCCGGGCCTGCTTCTGCAGCTCGGGCGAGCGGTCGCTGGTGGCCAGTTCCAGCAGCGGGCGGTCCGTGGGCCGCAGGTCCTGGCGCACCAGGGCCAGCAGCTCCTTGCGCCGGTCGGCGGGCTGGGTGGTCCACAGCCGGGTCAGGTCCTGCGCGGCCTGTGCCGGGTCCCGCTCCCGCTGCTCGGCCAGGGCCGCTATGGTGGCGCTCCAGGCGGCCTGCTCCTCGGCCTTCTGCGCCTGCCGGTGCAGCGGGTGAAGGTCCAGCGTGGCCTGCGCCCGGGCGTCGGCCAGGCGCCACAACGGCAGCGCGAGATCGGTGTTCTGGGTGTGCAGGGTCAGCGCCTGCGAGGCCGTCAGGGTCCAGCGCCGGGCCGCCACGGTATCCAGCGCCTGCGTGGCCAGCAGCGGGTCGGTGTGGACCAGCCGGGACAGCAGGGCCGCCAGCTCCGGCGGGAGCGGACGCGGGGCCGCGAGGAGCGGGGCAGGCGGCGGCGCGGCAGCGGTCAGGAGCGGGGCGCCGGCGCGGGCATGCAGGCCCAGCAGGGCGGCGTGGCCCAGCATCCGGGCCTCGGGCGTGTCGCCCGGCACGCGGCCCAGGGCGGACGCCAGCGCGCCGCTTGGGGCGGGCAGCTCGGCCCGGCTGGTACCCCGGAGCGCCACGGCGGCCAGCTCGCGCAGGTCGCGGCTCACGCGGGCACTCCGGCCTCGGTGGATTCAGCAGTGGCGGCGTCCACCGGGATGGCCCCCACCGGCAGGAAGCTCTGACCGTCCCACTCGCCAAAGTAGGTCTGCACCTGGGTCTCGGCGCGTGCCAGCAGGTTCCAGAGGTCCCCCTGCTCCACCCGCGCGTGGAGTGGCACGGCATGGCCCGCCACGTCGCACAGCTGCGGCGGGTCGAGGGTCAGGTACGCCGGGCCCACGAACGCACCGATTCGCTCCAGCCAGGGATTGAGCGCCAGGGCCGCCGCATAGCTGGCCTGAAGTTCAGTCAGGGTGCCGCCGGGCTGCGGCAGAGGAGCGGCGGCCGCCATCACTTCTCCCTGAAGAATGGCCCGTTGCGGAACCGCCGAGGGGGCATAGGCCACC encodes:
- a CDS encoding VWA domain-containing protein; the protein is MTYTDEVSPSSLTPELERLRRWRLLLGGETAKGESADGTGCELGEHDRRLDAALASLYDGAPFAVKTAKPEKGRKSHRNVGFGQSAPAVAAWLGEVRDLFPQSAVQVMQQDAVNRLNLKTLLLEPELMDHLQPDVHMAATLISLKDAMPAAAKTLARQVVARVVEELQARLAEPLRSAVTGSLNRSQRNLRPRQNEVDWGRTLLRNLKTYDPERRTVIPERLVGYGRARRQLKAVTLCVDQSGSMASSVVYAGIFGAVLASLPALKTNVVVYDTTVVDLTDQLADPVDVLFGVQLGGGNDTPLALRYCQGLLTNPEEHTFVLISDLYEGSGSAEMIRRLNGFREQGARVIVLLALDDDGTPSYDHDNAARLAALGIPVFACTPEFFPDLMATSLQGGDIGAWAAARGIVTARPGGDPA
- a CDS encoding ATP-binding protein, which produces MPHTPEVLRQHAEHAYAHELAALARHDRHPRPPKWNLSPRAVLTYLMGGRAGDTEITPKYVGEARLMEIAVATLATDRALLLIGVPGTAKSWVSEHLAAAVSGDSTLLVQGTAGTDENAIRYGWNYARLLAEGPSEAALVESPVMHAMRQGKIARLEELTRVQSDVQDTLITILSEKTLPVPELNTEVQAVRGFNLIATANNRDKGVNDLSSALKRRFNTVILPVPDSLDDELLIVTRRVESLGRSLGLPELPPALDEIRRVVTVFRELRAGVTEDGKTRLKTPSGSLSVAEAISVVTNGLTLAAHFGDGELSSRDVAASVIGAVVKDPVQDQAVWNEYLETAIKKRAGWKDFYNACREVS
- a CDS encoding DUF427 domain-containing protein — protein: MTPIPDPLKPGQESVWSYPRPPRLEASDRRVEVWLGGVKIADTDRAYRVLETSHPPGWYLPPDAFLPGTVQPASGSSVCEWKGRATYWTLQAGGVRAEAAAWSYERPTPTFQPIAGYLSLYAGRVDEVRVDGERVTPQPGRFYGGWITQDVAGPFKGGPGSMGW
- a CDS encoding DUF5691 domain-containing protein yields the protein MSRDLRELAAVALRGTSRAELPAPSGALASALGRVPGDTPEARMLGHAALLGLHARAGAPLLTAAAPPPAPLLAAPRPLPPELAALLSRLVHTDPLLATQALDTVAARRWTLTASQALTLHTQNTDLALPLWRLADARAQATLDLHPLHRQAQKAEEQAAWSATIAALAEQRERDPAQAAQDLTRLWTTQPADRRKELLALVRQDLRPTDRPLLELATSDRSPELQKQARQLLGHLSGPLQDELLTLLPQAVKVSGLLKKKVSFGAFDLPAALGKPRAGQHDDSDLHRLLGALPTPLILKTLRIGWDELSKAARAHHWSLPHELEAPAEPPAQPPDLPSARARLRDLSGQPKVGADLLLEAAQTLARLTDLAAEPVPLQAALAARTLQVIQRGQGGGWQARELALLLRRSLSPGLTIPSPTPLPFELPPRPKQLPTGHTPELWEERQRQAHAHGEELAFQTWRDLTSTLQLRRAWLETLAAQPTP
- a CDS encoding DUF5682 family protein, with amino-acid sequence MTAALTLYPIRHHGPGSARSVERALEASPPDTLLIEGPVDADSLLPFLNDPALTPPVAVMAHVQGQPERSVFYPLAEFSPEFVAIRWALSRGVPVAFMDLPASVTLAPKAEAEPAADDPDTDTETLPTPAADAVRADPLALLAQAAGYSDFERWWDALVESRGEGEAVFVAIAEVMTAVREADDSHTSERDLIREAQMRQTIRAALGRGSVAVVCGAWHVPALTPETLAREAKADPARVKGLPRAKVALTITPWTHGRLTQASGYGAGVTSPGWYAHLYGTTSQVTERWLTRSARLLRARGLDASSAQVIDAVRLAEALATLRGRQLAGLDELTDATQAVFAWDSDTPLRLLSEELFVGEALGSVPSGVPAVPLEQDLAATLARLRLKREAVTREVVLDLREDAGLGRSQLFHRLNLLGVPWAQAATSRGSGTFKEAWTVRWEPEFSVRLVEASRHGNTLARAAQTTAISQARRAPDLGTLSALLEVVRLCGLPGAADFTLARLDARAADADTAALLLALPPLARLARYGDVRAREGDDLRPVFRTLVARAASGLPNAAHGLGDEAAQTLHGQLAQADAAVRLLDDPEASGEWVLALHALDAGGTAPLLRGDAVNRLRDRGVLDAAEVQARLASALTPGAPPLDVAAWLSGFIGEDGQTLRHDPAALALMDAWVADLEPEAFDEVLPALRRTLSRLEPHARRRLGEDLRGLERTDAATQTDHTLGAAVVPVVLRLLGVSWPAGES
- a CDS encoding WGxxGxxG family protein, whose protein sequence is MLNGTKKALLTLTLVLAPLPALAQTDTTDTTTPATTDTSGTTDTSGTTDTSGTTDTTGTTATSDTATTTDTTQDNNNNSNWGWLGLLGLAGLAGLRRQPPTVVVPDRNTTSRV